In Lysinibacillus sp. FSL M8-0337, the following proteins share a genomic window:
- a CDS encoding RNase A-like domain-containing protein gives MVRSIPGSKQFNTYVTNSSKLTKGLGEMAAKKISNASTSNSSTGSKHIPKRVINESRSSLENAVKSHVTNIKSNSSSNNSTSIRSDSGYQIVYNVDSSSIGGTTLNNLYSTNTMDGVRIASLDTVEISDESRQLYVAKSSNKYMDIAETVFDVATDFIPLVGTAKDIYNAYKTIVDPKSKVEDIALALVDLIPGPSVSKIKKFADVIIDKYDLNASAARKLNNALVKTSAAKIKEMDINDTKKLINASEGKNLPGHTKEKHLNITDEELQARSKTKNKQGASKFSNHKVMQEFVNTVLVDEADRIASWLKNTKDDEFVSRKHKSTTPLGYGYKYNAKERTIYKSDKLDTGIVVLQRDDSNDYGFVVKTAYPFVK, from the coding sequence ATGGTTAGAAGTATTCCTGGTTCTAAACAATTTAATACATATGTTACAAACAGTTCTAAACTTACAAAAGGTTTAGGTGAAATGGCTGCAAAAAAAATATCAAACGCAAGTACTAGTAATTCATCAACAGGTAGTAAACACATTCCTAAAAGAGTTATAAATGAATCGAGATCTTCACTAGAAAATGCTGTAAAGTCACACGTTACTAACATAAAATCTAATTCAAGTTCTAACAATTCAACTAGTATTAGATCAGATAGTGGTTATCAAATTGTTTATAATGTTGATTCATCTAGTATTGGTGGTACAACACTTAACAATCTGTATTCTACTAATACCATGGACGGCGTGAGAATAGCATCGTTAGATACAGTAGAAATTTCCGATGAATCAAGACAACTATATGTGGCTAAATCTTCAAATAAATATATGGATATTGCAGAAACTGTTTTTGATGTAGCAACTGATTTTATTCCCTTAGTCGGCACTGCAAAAGACATTTATAATGCTTATAAAACAATAGTAGACCCTAAATCGAAGGTAGAAGATATTGCATTGGCTTTAGTTGACTTAATTCCTGGGCCAAGTGTTAGTAAGATAAAAAAATTTGCTGATGTAATTATAGATAAATATGATTTGAATGCCTCTGCTGCAAGAAAATTAAATAATGCCTTAGTGAAAACGTCAGCTGCAAAAATTAAAGAAATGGATATAAATGATACAAAAAAACTTATTAACGCATCTGAAGGTAAAAATCTCCCTGGACACACAAAAGAAAAGCATCTGAATATTACAGATGAAGAATTACAAGCTCGATCTAAAACAAAAAACAAACAAGGGGCTAGTAAATTTTCAAATCATAAAGTTATGCAAGAATTTGTTAATACTGTTTTAGTTGATGAAGCTGATAGGATTGCTTCTTGGTTAAAAAATACAAAAGATGATGAGTTTGTTTCTAGAAAACACAAATCTACAACCCCTTTAGGATATGGATACAAATATAATGCAAAAGAAAGAACTATTTATAAATCTGACAAACTTGATACAGGTATAGTAGTACTACAGAGAGATGACAGTAATGATTATGGCTTTGTTGTGAAAACAGCATATCCATTTGTTAAATAA
- a CDS encoding phage holin family protein: MEQVSKYLVTTVGGAVSWLVGGWELLMTVLLILNAIDFFTGMAANWGTINSKRGYQGIIKKGMMWVWIVVANLIYLVLLDQGFSIGQIIPDAVVLMFIFNELVSLGENSAKLGIDMPAPVKKALDIFNTKEEKVK, encoded by the coding sequence ATGGAGCAAGTCTCAAAATATTTAGTTACTACAGTAGGTGGTGCTGTCTCATGGCTTGTTGGTGGATGGGAGTTGTTAATGACAGTATTACTTATTTTAAATGCAATTGACTTCTTCACAGGCATGGCTGCTAACTGGGGAACGATTAATAGTAAAAGAGGTTATCAAGGCATTATCAAAAAAGGCATGATGTGGGTTTGGATTGTCGTAGCGAATTTAATTTATCTAGTGCTGTTAGACCAAGGATTTTCAATCGGGCAGATTATTCCTGATGCGGTGGTATTAATGTTCATTTTCAATGAGTTAGTTAGCTTGGGGGAGAATTCCGCAAAGCTAGGTATAGACATGCCTGCACCAGTTAAAAAGGCATTAGATATTTTTAATACTAAGGAGGAAAAAGTGAAATGA
- a CDS encoding DUF1963 domain-containing protein, translated as MNIAQIKNALFKKATIFQTGGYRPTEELGESWIGKVVWEKEGETIPSNFDPICTMFLYNLPYVPKELTSYQLLTLYMDFDVFNNLDRDNLVSFFKINCYTELDELQKVNKQSKKIKPFPLTPVFINNDAPAWEDSDSIAPAIENEILRLEFEEDIEYYDEIVEKIYATHKIGGYPSFTQSGVSFGEDYPFVFQISSDEKARFNIIDSGSFYFFYNQEKRDWIVYCDFY; from the coding sequence TTGAATATTGCACAAATTAAAAATGCACTATTTAAAAAAGCTACTATCTTTCAAACAGGAGGATACCGACCAACAGAGGAATTAGGAGAAAGTTGGATTGGCAAAGTTGTATGGGAAAAAGAAGGAGAAACTATTCCATCTAATTTCGATCCTATTTGTACAATGTTTTTATATAATTTACCTTATGTACCAAAGGAATTAACAAGCTATCAATTATTAACTCTATATATGGACTTCGATGTATTCAATAATCTAGATAGAGATAATTTAGTTTCATTTTTTAAGATAAATTGTTATACGGAACTGGATGAATTACAAAAGGTAAATAAACAATCTAAGAAAATAAAGCCTTTTCCTTTAACCCCTGTATTCATTAATAATGATGCACCTGCTTGGGAAGATTCTGATAGTATTGCCCCAGCCATTGAAAATGAAATATTACGGCTTGAATTTGAGGAGGATATTGAATATTACGATGAGATTGTTGAAAAAATATATGCCACGCATAAAATTGGCGGGTATCCTTCTTTTACTCAAAGTGGAGTTTCCTTCGGGGAAGATTACCCATTTGTATTTCAAATAAGTTCTGATGAAAAGGCTCGCTTCAATATTATAGATAGTGGTAGTTTTTATTTTTTCTACAATCAAGAGAAAAGGGATTGGATTGTGTACTGTGACTTTTATTAA
- a CDS encoding DMT family transporter, translated as MRDLKKGTIYAIISALCFGIMPIFAIKAYSFGMSVYTLLVLRFSISSLLFFIFLIWKKTTFTIGKKDFKLLFLLGGVLFTLLSVLHFESLKYLTSSMAVLLLFSFPIFVSIFSFFIYKEKLKIQSIIALLFTFISMIFLLGVSFQDINMKGVFLALLAAIVYALYMILGKKVTDTNSPVVTSTYVTLFAALGVILIGLIRNELHWNFSSNAWIYVFCIVVISTIIGEITLFKSLQILNSTNVSMISMVEPIFTSIFGLLFLQEVMQPLQLLGGLFILIGLTFLIYFQNKI; from the coding sequence GTGAGAGATTTAAAAAAGGGCACTATTTACGCAATTATTTCCGCTTTATGCTTTGGCATAATGCCTATTTTCGCAATAAAAGCATATAGCTTTGGTATGTCCGTTTATACATTACTCGTTTTAAGATTTTCAATAAGCTCTTTATTATTCTTTATATTTCTAATATGGAAAAAAACAACGTTTACAATAGGCAAAAAGGATTTCAAGTTACTTTTTCTATTAGGTGGTGTGTTATTTACACTGCTTTCAGTCTTGCATTTTGAATCATTAAAATATCTAACATCATCAATGGCAGTCTTATTATTATTTTCATTTCCTATATTTGTATCAATTTTTTCTTTTTTTATCTACAAAGAAAAGTTAAAGATACAATCAATCATCGCTTTATTATTCACCTTTATTAGCATGATTTTTTTATTAGGGGTTTCTTTTCAAGATATAAATATGAAAGGTGTATTTTTAGCGTTATTAGCAGCTATAGTCTACGCACTTTATATGATTCTTGGAAAAAAAGTCACTGATACTAACTCCCCAGTCGTAACAAGTACGTATGTTACCTTATTTGCTGCACTAGGTGTAATTTTAATAGGCCTAATTAGAAATGAACTACATTGGAATTTTTCTTCAAATGCATGGATTTATGTATTCTGCATTGTTGTTATTTCAACCATTATTGGCGAAATAACGTTATTTAAATCTCTACAGATTCTTAATTCAACAAATGTTTCTATGATAAGTATGGTCGAACCGATATTTACTTCTATTTTCGGCTTACTATTTTTGCAGGAAGTTATGCAACCGCTTCAATTATTAGGAGGCTTATTTATCTTAATCGGATTAACTTTTTTAATATATTTTCAAAACAAAATTTAG
- a CDS encoding N-acetylmuramoyl-L-alanine amidase — protein sequence MSVKEIEIHPGHWINPGSGAVGILNEVIEARKVAKRVFGILKASNVPCTYYEDNTSTNQRQNINYLVNQHNKDRDSLIVSIHLNSGGDGSKAIGTEVLYYDQQALAARISKAISDATGGELPNRGAKQRKDLGVLASTYEPAILIEVCFVNSVVDAVVYRRDFENICYAIATELSKHIGKTLKPTTQPKIEHKREETQVPNTLTSTAKEDLRGLLKETYQKGILKVDHSERVGSMTDGEVLGLLISVVKRTL from the coding sequence ATGAGCGTAAAAGAAATTGAAATTCACCCAGGGCATTGGATTAATCCTGGCAGTGGTGCTGTCGGTATCCTTAACGAAGTTATCGAGGCACGAAAGGTAGCTAAAAGAGTATTTGGGATTCTGAAAGCATCAAATGTGCCATGTACTTATTATGAGGACAATACCTCAACTAACCAACGTCAAAACATTAACTATCTTGTTAACCAACATAACAAGGATCGTGACAGTTTAATTGTCTCTATCCATCTGAATTCTGGTGGTGACGGCTCCAAAGCTATTGGCACAGAAGTCTTGTATTATGACCAGCAAGCTTTAGCAGCACGTATTTCAAAAGCTATTTCTGATGCAACTGGTGGCGAGCTACCAAATAGAGGTGCTAAACAACGCAAGGATTTAGGTGTATTAGCAAGCACATACGAGCCAGCGATTTTGATAGAGGTTTGTTTTGTGAATAGTGTAGTAGATGCAGTTGTTTATCGACGAGACTTTGAAAATATTTGTTATGCCATCGCTACTGAACTTTCTAAACATATAGGGAAAACATTGAAACCAACTACACAACCAAAAATAGAGCATAAGAGGGAGGAAACACAAGTGCCAAACACACTAACATCAACAGCTAAAGAGGATTTGAGAGGATTGTTAAAAGAAACGTATCAAAAAGGAATCTTGAAGGTGGACCATAGCGAAAGAGTTGGTTCAATGACTGATGGTGAAGTTTTAGGACTGTTAATTTCAGTTGTAAAACGAACACTTTAA
- a CDS encoding transmembrane Fragile-X-F protein, whose protein sequence is MGIAEVLTVIFIVLKLTEVITWSWWLVLLPAIISFSIYVLILLVKLGVIMVTVVAMKKRKE, encoded by the coding sequence ATGGGGATAGCAGAAGTATTAACGGTAATTTTTATTGTGCTAAAGTTAACAGAGGTTATCACATGGTCGTGGTGGTTGGTGCTGTTGCCAGCGATTATTTCTTTTAGTATCTACGTGCTTATTTTATTGGTAAAATTGGGCGTCATTATGGTCACAGTCGTGGCAATGAAGAAACGTAAAGAATGA
- a CDS encoding S-layer homology domain-containing protein, whose product MKKIYTLLIATFAFFLVLPNTMTANAFNDVPSSHPNYKDINYLIEKGVINNSNHFGITDIVTREEVAVMVAKAAGLDGTQRNTKFSDVPKTNLNSGYIQSAAEAGIINGYNDGTFKPQAKVTRGHMAAFISRAFDLPEGNQTFKDVPMGHTAYEAVQQLVAAGITTGYDDGTFKPEANLTRAHISAFLARAISYDVEQSEEEIKINEPKIKITEDRLWSSLDSPYQYKEDLRIRIEDVYLTSEFLRIIVHYSNNGPYDAGIYDASTKVNGKDAVDFEFEQKMKEMYGAKDAPVAINFLDGTVTNIQYFKPSLVDGNTATLTFSFGSKNFKFEDIEIRK is encoded by the coding sequence TTGAAAAAAATATACACCCTATTAATAGCAACATTTGCATTCTTTTTAGTTTTACCAAACACGATGACAGCGAATGCATTTAATGATGTACCATCATCACATCCTAATTACAAAGATATAAATTATTTAATAGAAAAGGGAGTTATCAACAATAGTAATCACTTTGGAATTACGGATATAGTTACCCGAGAAGAAGTGGCTGTGATGGTAGCTAAAGCTGCAGGTCTAGATGGTACACAACGCAACACAAAGTTTAGTGATGTACCTAAAACAAATTTGAATTCCGGTTACATTCAATCTGCTGCAGAAGCTGGAATTATCAATGGTTATAATGATGGAACATTTAAACCTCAAGCAAAAGTAACTCGTGGTCATATGGCTGCATTTATCTCACGTGCATTTGATTTACCTGAAGGAAATCAAACCTTTAAGGATGTTCCAATGGGACACACTGCATATGAAGCAGTTCAACAATTAGTTGCTGCAGGTATTACGACAGGGTATGATGACGGCACTTTCAAACCAGAAGCTAATTTAACACGTGCCCATATTTCAGCATTTCTTGCTAGAGCAATTTCTTACGATGTTGAGCAGTCTGAAGAAGAGATAAAAATAAATGAACCAAAAATTAAAATTACGGAAGACCGCTTGTGGTCTAGCCTAGATTCTCCATATCAATATAAAGAAGATTTAAGAATTAGAATTGAAGATGTTTATTTAACTTCGGAATTCCTGAGAATTATTGTTCATTATAGTAATAACGGTCCTTATGATGCTGGAATATATGATGCTTCAACAAAAGTAAACGGTAAAGATGCAGTTGATTTTGAGTTTGAACAAAAAATGAAAGAAATGTATGGTGCAAAGGATGCTCCAGTAGCAATAAACTTTTTAGATGGAACAGTAACCAACATTCAATATTTTAAGCCATCTCTTGTTGATGGAAATACTGCTACTTTAACTTTTAGCTTCGGTAGTAAAAATTTCAAATTTGAGGATATTGAAATTCGTAAATAA
- a CDS encoding RNase A-like domain-containing protein — MQAKREIMFYDLPNEELERKIRISFNDITCFYNRDIAIQVVNEILNIHSEEIAQWLWEDSSESHRQIRLESNHQYPIGYGISQRTKQKYTDLTKSYIILEKSELHEEGFYIIFTAPIIEYNQ; from the coding sequence ATGCAAGCAAAAAGAGAAATAATGTTTTATGATTTGCCAAATGAAGAACTAGAAAGAAAAATTAGAATTTCTTTTAATGATATTACTTGCTTTTATAACAGAGATATAGCTATTCAAGTTGTCAATGAAATACTGAATATCCATAGTGAAGAAATTGCTCAATGGCTATGGGAAGACTCCAGTGAGTCGCATAGACAAATTAGATTAGAATCTAACCATCAGTATCCCATTGGATACGGTATTTCACAGCGCACAAAACAAAAGTATACAGATTTAACAAAAAGTTATATTATTTTGGAGAAATCAGAACTTCACGAAGAAGGATTTTACATTATTTTCACAGCACCAATAATAGAATACAATCAATAA
- a CDS encoding phage tail protein, translating to MLIVTNFAGNQTEPFFTTSAPVFEQDTQGNLTLEFTVNKINNEAGFNLLQEESIVTAANYDFRVKQIIDDKLGRKTILAISTFFDLAYQFKDKTFGGTHSSQEFVNYLFTGSGWIATCDFTETETIDKFGSKNIIQCANQICDAFNCEFEILPNNRVHFSKSLGPDNGAQYRYGHNIKALSRKVDTNHLRTKITATGKEDLTVTYTSPNHTIWGIRVADPISDERFTVADNLLKKAKDSLIDYPEVSFELDTIELLDKALGEKVWLIYEPIEELELQTRILKRICIVDELSDELKTIAVTLGNSLPRTMSDNEVDTEELIEDTKEELEEVIEENKKEFRSSITQTDSRITIEVEQLNKSIAAIDVKADQISLSVNNRITNEMAAINIRADQIQSTVTAQATQLHGIDTRVASAESSITQQAHQITQKVSVTDYNGNTISSLINQTASEVLIKASKIKFVGEIYALSDINGNLGNIHAGNINIQQQMSIGNRLNIQGSGGAIQFTESMASISSSVGSGLSIWDTQQVHLNASNISFGSIFGGGNIDFGGMSSSNYSNITVGNANKLNGFWHYEFALAHTAGLGIAYSPAARRLYVRMNGSDVGYVNLT from the coding sequence ATGTTAATCGTTACAAACTTCGCAGGTAATCAGACAGAGCCTTTTTTCACAACATCTGCACCGGTATTCGAGCAAGATACACAAGGTAATTTAACGCTTGAATTTACAGTCAATAAAATTAATAACGAGGCTGGATTTAACCTTCTTCAAGAAGAGTCAATTGTTACGGCTGCTAATTATGATTTTCGAGTAAAACAAATAATTGATGATAAGCTGGGGCGCAAAACTATTCTTGCCATCTCAACTTTTTTTGATTTAGCTTATCAGTTTAAAGATAAAACCTTTGGAGGCACTCATAGTAGTCAGGAATTTGTGAATTACTTATTTACCGGTAGTGGTTGGATAGCGACCTGTGATTTCACGGAAACTGAAACCATCGATAAATTTGGCTCCAAAAATATTATCCAATGTGCGAATCAAATCTGTGATGCCTTTAATTGTGAGTTTGAGATATTACCTAATAACCGAGTTCACTTTAGTAAATCACTTGGTCCTGATAATGGCGCACAATATCGATACGGCCATAACATTAAAGCCCTTAGCCGTAAGGTCGATACGAATCATCTTAGAACAAAAATCACAGCCACCGGTAAGGAAGATTTAACCGTTACCTATACTTCACCTAATCACACAATATGGGGGATTCGTGTTGCTGATCCGATAAGTGATGAACGTTTTACAGTGGCAGATAACCTGTTGAAAAAGGCTAAGGATTCACTTATTGACTATCCAGAAGTGTCGTTTGAATTGGATACAATTGAATTGTTGGATAAGGCATTAGGTGAGAAGGTATGGTTGATTTACGAGCCAATTGAGGAGTTAGAGTTACAAACTCGAATACTTAAACGAATTTGTATAGTAGACGAGCTTTCAGATGAACTAAAGACAATTGCGGTTACACTAGGCAACTCTTTACCTCGTACAATGTCAGATAACGAAGTTGATACAGAAGAGCTTATTGAAGATACAAAAGAAGAGCTGGAAGAAGTAATTGAGGAAAATAAAAAGGAATTTAGGTCGTCCATCACACAAACGGATAGCCGTATAACGATAGAGGTAGAGCAACTCAATAAATCAATAGCAGCTATCGACGTAAAAGCAGACCAGATTAGTCTATCGGTGAATAATCGAATTACTAATGAGATGGCTGCTATTAACATACGAGCCGATCAAATACAATCTACAGTAACTGCTCAAGCGACTCAATTACATGGGATAGACACAAGAGTAGCTAGTGCTGAATCATCTATTACTCAACAGGCTCACCAAATTACGCAGAAGGTTTCAGTCACAGACTATAACGGAAACACTATATCTTCGCTGATAAATCAAACGGCATCAGAAGTGCTTATCAAAGCAAGTAAGATAAAGTTTGTTGGTGAGATATATGCACTTTCAGATATAAACGGGAATTTAGGTAATATCCATGCGGGTAATATCAACATCCAACAGCAAATGAGTATAGGTAATCGCTTGAATATCCAAGGATCAGGCGGAGCTATTCAGTTTACCGAATCTATGGCGTCCATCTCATCAAGTGTAGGTTCAGGGTTGTCGATTTGGGATACTCAACAAGTACATTTGAATGCTAGCAATATAAGCTTCGGTAGTATTTTTGGAGGGGGGAATATTGATTTTGGTGGGATGTCGTCATCAAATTACAGCAACATTACGGTAGGTAACGCTAATAAACTGAACGGCTTCTGGCACTATGAATTTGCCCTAGCACATACAGCAGGTTTAGGTATTGCATATAGTCCTGCTGCAAGGCGTTTATATGTGCGTATGAATGGTTCTGATGTAGGCTATGTGAATCTAACATAA
- a CDS encoding IS3 family transposase (programmed frameshift) has product MAKFSGEEKLNAVLRYLNGNESARSIAKEIGVLHPNLLTWVKHYKQRGVDAFVKQYTNYSAQFKLDVLNFMIEHGTSLTETAAIFHIVAPSTLCVWRKQFETKGFDALQSRKKGRPSMKKETNKQPKQVLVEGSPEALRAEIDRLRMENDYFKKVECLSSSQGKITKEDKVKVIYELRYKYPVKALVAFAKIPRSTYYDLVKKMNRPDSDAELKAEIQAIYNEHEGRYGYRRIRDELANRGQKVNHKKVQRMMKELGLKCIVRMKKYKSYKGTVGKIADNILNRNFKADAPNEKWVTDITEFKLFGEKLYLSPVLDLFNGEIITYTIGSRPTYSLVSEMLEKALARLPEEHKLLMHSDQGWHYQMKQYRHALKAKGVVQSMSRKGNCHDNSVMENFFGIMKSEFLYLKEFESVEQFKIELEQYMNYYNTKRIKAKLKLSPVQYRTQFIQAA; this is encoded by the exons ATGGCTAAATTTAGTGGAGAAGAAAAGTTAAATGCTGTTTTAAGATATTTAAATGGAAATGAAAGTGCGAGATCAATTGCCAAAGAAATAGGCGTTTTACACCCTAATCTTTTAACTTGGGTGAAACATTATAAACAACGTGGTGTTGATGCTTTTGTAAAACAATATACAAATTACTCTGCACAGTTTAAACTAGACGTACTAAATTTTATGATTGAACACGGTACATCCTTAACTGAAACAGCTGCTATTTTTCATATAGTGGCTCCTTCAACCCTATGTGTTTGGAGAAAACAATTTGAAACAAAAGGATTCGATGCCCTTCAGTCAAGGAAAAAGGGGCGTCCATCCATGAAAAAAGAAACGAACAAACAACCAAAACAAGTACTAGTAGAGGGCTCACCGGAAGCACTTCGAGCAGAAATCGACCGACTACGTATGGAAAACGATTATT TTAAAAAAGTTGAATGCCTTAGTTCAAGCCAAGGAAAAATCACCAAAGAAGACAAAGTAAAGGTCATCTATGAACTAAGGTACAAATACCCGGTGAAGGCTCTCGTGGCATTCGCAAAGATTCCACGTAGCACGTACTACGATTTAGTGAAGAAGATGAATCGACCAGATTCAGATGCCGAGTTAAAGGCCGAAATTCAAGCAATTTATAACGAACATGAGGGTCGTTACGGCTACCGTCGCATTCGTGATGAGCTCGCGAATCGTGGGCAAAAGGTGAATCATAAGAAAGTACAACGCATGATGAAAGAGCTTGGTTTAAAGTGCATAGTAAGAATGAAAAAGTATAAATCTTATAAAGGGACAGTTGGCAAAATTGCGGATAATATTTTAAATCGTAACTTTAAAGCCGATGCCCCAAACGAGAAATGGGTAACGGATATTACTGAGTTTAAATTATTTGGCGAAAAGCTTTATTTATCGCCTGTTTTAGACTTGTTTAACGGAGAAATTATCACCTATACAATTGGCTCTAGACCTACCTATTCATTGGTCTCAGAGATGTTGGAGAAGGCTTTAGCACGCTTGCCAGAAGAACATAAACTACTCATGCATTCCGATCAAGGCTGGCATTATCAAATGAAGCAATATCGCCACGCTCTAAAAGCAAAAGGTGTTGTGCAAAGTATGTCACGTAAAGGGAATTGTCATGATAACTCCGTAATGGAGAATTTCTTTGGCATAATGAAGTCCGAATTCCTTTATTTAAAGGAATTCGAAAGTGTGGAGCAGTTTAAAATAGAATTAGAACAATATATGAACTATTACAACACAAAACGTATCAAGGCAAAATTAAAACTGAGTCCGGTGCAATACCGAACTCAGTTTATCCAAGCTGCCTAA
- a CDS encoding ATP phosphoribosyltransferase regulatory subunit translates to MILNLSEQKLSIPEGTEDVLGLDMRYREHIINIIKEVYENYGFNPHKTPILEYLETFNGHHGEGEKLFFHIKDKNDKDLIARYDLTVPLARVASMYPDLPRPYKRYQIGPSFRDDEPGKSHFREFTQCDADIIGADSLLAEIDITVMAHELLTILGIKNFVLKINHRLLIQALALKVGLQSKEEHLGLQRALDYADKVSKDGLQGVKNKLIENNIPLNIANQILMEIESFANLLTPFDDLQNQINQIEKFFDNCPSAAQAAADLKFIISYLPKNVQSNIKIDLTLARGADYYTGYILEGVAIDTEIGAILGGGRYNQLVSAVGNANEAGVGLAFGLERLLSVLKSLDYIDKNIELPSKILLADTNVEFHPKLFVIARELRKYYDVDIYYNQSPFGDIVHFAQQNKHQMIIELIGKRPLVHAVIENETMQSKVTDILNNLDCI, encoded by the coding sequence ATGATTTTAAATCTAAGTGAACAGAAACTATCCATTCCTGAAGGAACCGAAGATGTTTTAGGGCTTGATATGAGATATCGAGAACACATCATCAATATTATTAAAGAAGTATATGAAAACTATGGTTTTAATCCACATAAAACACCTATTTTAGAATACTTAGAGACATTTAACGGACACCATGGAGAAGGAGAAAAGTTATTTTTCCATATAAAAGATAAAAACGATAAGGATTTAATTGCTCGCTATGATTTAACCGTTCCACTGGCTAGAGTAGCAAGTATGTATCCAGATTTACCAAGACCTTATAAAAGATATCAAATTGGTCCCTCTTTTAGAGATGACGAGCCTGGAAAAAGCCATTTTAGAGAATTTACTCAATGCGATGCTGATATAATTGGCGCAGACAGTTTATTAGCTGAAATCGACATTACGGTAATGGCACATGAACTACTTACTATATTAGGCATAAAAAACTTTGTTTTAAAAATTAACCACCGACTACTTATACAAGCTTTAGCACTGAAAGTCGGTTTGCAGAGCAAAGAAGAGCACCTCGGATTACAAAGAGCTCTAGACTATGCTGATAAAGTGTCTAAAGATGGATTACAAGGTGTTAAAAACAAACTAATAGAAAATAATATTCCTTTAAATATCGCAAATCAAATCCTTATGGAAATTGAGAGTTTTGCTAACCTTTTAACTCCATTTGATGATTTACAAAATCAAATCAATCAAATTGAAAAGTTCTTTGATAACTGTCCCTCCGCAGCACAGGCGGCAGCCGATTTGAAATTTATCATTTCTTATTTGCCAAAAAATGTTCAATCCAATATAAAAATAGATTTAACATTAGCAAGAGGAGCAGATTATTATACAGGTTATATATTAGAAGGCGTTGCAATCGACACTGAAATCGGCGCAATTTTAGGCGGTGGACGATACAATCAGTTAGTTTCTGCCGTGGGCAATGCAAATGAAGCAGGCGTTGGCTTAGCCTTCGGTTTAGAAAGACTATTATCCGTTTTGAAAAGCTTAGATTATATTGATAAAAATATCGAGCTACCTTCCAAAATATTGTTAGCTGATACCAACGTAGAGTTCCATCCTAAACTATTTGTGATTGCTCGTGAATTAAGAAAATACTATGATGTGGATATTTATTATAATCAATCTCCATTTGGTGACATCGTCCATTTCGCTCAACAAAATAAGCATCAAATGATTATAGAACTTATTGGGAAACGACCATTAGTTCACGCTGTCATAGAGAATGAGACCATGCAGTCGAAAGTGACTGATATTTTAAATAATTTAGACTGTATCTAA
- a CDS encoding VOC family protein, whose protein sequence is MKITQLDHLVLTVKNIEETCTFYQQILGMEIVTFGEGRMALHFGQQKINLHEVGKEFEPKAIRPTSGSADLCFITDVPLPAVIKHLHQFAIRIEEGPINRTGALGPITSVYIRDPDNNLIEIANY, encoded by the coding sequence ATGAAAATTACACAGCTAGATCATTTAGTTTTAACTGTAAAAAATATTGAAGAAACATGTACTTTTTATCAACAAATATTAGGAATGGAAATCGTGACATTCGGAGAAGGAAGAATGGCACTTCACTTTGGCCAACAAAAAATAAACTTACATGAAGTAGGTAAAGAATTCGAACCTAAAGCCATTAGACCTACATCAGGCAGTGCTGATTTATGTTTCATTACGGATGTACCTTTACCCGCTGTCATAAAACATTTACATCAATTTGCTATTCGAATAGAAGAAGGACCAATTAATAGAACAGGAGCTCTTGGCCCCATTACTTCTGTCTATATTCGTGATCCTGACAACAATTTAATCGAAATTGCTAATTATTAA